From the Nodularia sp. NIES-3585 genome, one window contains:
- the dapF gene encoding diaminopimelate epimerase, whose product MAIEFTKYHGLGNDFILVDNRASSLPLVTPEQAIKLCDRHFGIGADGVIFALPGENGADYTMRIFNSDGSEPEMCGNGIRCLGRFIADLEGESRNKDSYRIHTLAGVITPQLMADGQVKVDMGLPRLLAGEIPTTLGTPETKVINQPLEVAGQTWEVTCVSMGNPHCITFVEDVAAIPLEIIGPQFEHHPAFPQRINTEFIQVLSRDYVKMRVWERGAGITLACGTGACAALVAGVLTGNCDRIATVELPGGCLQIEWSEIDQRVYMTGPAQLVFTGQF is encoded by the coding sequence ATGGCAATCGAATTTACTAAGTATCACGGACTGGGAAACGATTTTATTTTAGTTGACAATCGCGCGTCGTCCTTACCATTAGTGACTCCGGAGCAAGCAATCAAGTTGTGCGATCGCCACTTTGGTATCGGGGCTGATGGTGTAATTTTTGCTTTACCTGGAGAAAACGGTGCAGATTATACTATGCGGATTTTTAATTCCGATGGTTCAGAACCGGAAATGTGTGGTAATGGGATTCGCTGTTTAGGCAGATTTATCGCCGATTTAGAAGGCGAATCCCGAAACAAAGACTCATATCGCATTCATACCTTAGCTGGTGTGATCACACCTCAACTGATGGCTGATGGTCAAGTTAAGGTGGATATGGGTTTACCGAGATTACTAGCGGGGGAAATTCCTACTACTCTGGGTACACCTGAGACAAAAGTGATTAATCAACCCCTAGAAGTAGCCGGTCAAACTTGGGAAGTCACCTGTGTCAGTATGGGAAATCCCCACTGTATTACCTTCGTCGAAGATGTCGCCGCCATTCCTCTAGAAATTATCGGCCCTCAATTTGAACATCACCCAGCCTTTCCCCAAAGGATAAACACCGAATTTATTCAAGTACTCAGTCGAGACTATGTAAAAATGCGTGTATGGGAACGAGGTGCAGGTATAACATTAGCCTGTGGTACAGGTGCTTGTGCTGCCTTAGTAGCTGGTGTCTTGACCGGAAACTGCGATCGCATCGCCACTGTAGAACTACCTGGTGGCTGCTTGCAAATTGAATGGTCAGAAATCGACCAAAGAGTTTACATGACAGGGCCAGCCCAACTCGTATTCACAGGACAATTCTAG
- the ychF gene encoding redox-regulated ATPase YchF codes for MLRAGIVGLPNVGKSTLFNAVVANAKAEAANFPFCTIEPNVGIVSVPDERLNVLANIASSVQTIPARVEFVDIAGLVKGASQGEGLGNQFLSHIREVDAIIHVVRCFENEDIIHVAGSIDPARDIEIINLELGLSDLAQIERRIDRTRKQARTSKDAQFEITILEKLAAALNEGKSVRQVSLADEEAEIIKGLELLTNKPIIYAANVSEEELATGNDFVEKVRQVAASENAQVVIVSAQVEAELVELPEADKADFLESLGVKEGGLKSLIRATYTLLGLRTYFTCGPKETRAWTINAGMSAPQAAGVIHSDFERGFIRAETVAYDALVTHGSMNAAKEKGLVRSEGKEYIVQEGDVMLFRFNV; via the coding sequence ATGCTAAGAGCCGGAATTGTCGGACTTCCCAACGTCGGAAAATCTACTTTATTTAATGCTGTAGTGGCTAACGCCAAAGCCGAAGCTGCTAACTTTCCTTTCTGCACGATTGAACCGAATGTGGGCATTGTCTCAGTCCCGGATGAGCGCTTAAATGTTCTCGCTAACATTGCCAGTTCCGTACAAACTATACCAGCGCGGGTTGAGTTTGTCGATATCGCCGGTTTGGTTAAAGGTGCTAGTCAAGGAGAGGGACTAGGTAATCAATTTTTGTCCCACATCCGGGAAGTTGATGCAATTATCCATGTGGTGCGTTGTTTTGAAAATGAAGATATTATCCACGTAGCAGGTTCAATTGACCCAGCGCGAGATATTGAAATCATTAATTTAGAACTGGGTTTATCAGATTTAGCGCAAATTGAACGCCGAATTGACCGCACTCGTAAACAAGCGCGTACCAGCAAAGATGCCCAGTTTGAAATCACCATCCTGGAAAAATTAGCTGCGGCTTTAAATGAAGGTAAATCTGTTCGTCAGGTAAGTTTGGCTGACGAAGAAGCAGAGATTATTAAGGGACTGGAATTACTGACCAATAAACCAATTATCTATGCGGCTAATGTTTCTGAAGAGGAATTAGCAACGGGTAATGATTTTGTGGAAAAAGTTCGGCAAGTTGCAGCTAGTGAAAATGCCCAAGTTGTGATTGTTTCGGCGCAAGTAGAAGCTGAATTAGTGGAGTTACCAGAAGCAGATAAAGCTGATTTTCTAGAGTCTTTAGGTGTAAAAGAAGGCGGTTTAAAATCTTTAATTCGTGCTACTTATACCCTTTTAGGATTGCGAACATATTTCACTTGTGGACCCAAAGAAACCCGCGCTTGGACAATTAACGCCGGAATGTCTGCACCCCAAGCGGCTGGGGTAATTCACTCTGATTTTGAGCGGGGATTTATTCGGGCTGAAACCGTTGCTTATGATGCTTTAGTTACACATGGTTCTATGAATGCGGCGAAGGAAAAAGGCTTGGTTCGCAGTGAAGGAAAAGAATATATTGTGCAAGAAGGGGATGTAATGTTATTCCGGTTTAATGTGTAG
- a CDS encoding DUF6883 domain-containing protein — translation MKLPNGDQAEISTQKLIGYCLNPEHPSGKHKARVFASILGITLENADVLRELVQTAAVAGEVVQQNTTQFGQQFKVDWIVPDTDGIRLRTIWEVTAKNPYPRLITAFLK, via the coding sequence ATGAAATTACCTAACGGCGATCAAGCAGAGATTTCTACCCAAAAGTTAATAGGTTATTGTCTAAACCCAGAACATCCCAGTGGGAAACATAAAGCCAGGGTTTTCGCATCGATTCTAGGAATCACGCTAGAAAATGCGGATGTTTTGCGTGAACTTGTGCAAACAGCAGCAGTTGCAGGTGAAGTTGTTCAGCAAAATACTACACAATTTGGTCAACAGTTTAAGGTAGATTGGATAGTACCTGATACAGACGGAATCAGGCTGCGGACAATCTGGGAAGTTACTGCTAAAAATCCCTATCCACGTTTGATTACTGCATTTCTGAAATGA
- a CDS encoding aminotransferase class I/II-fold pyridoxal phosphate-dependent enzyme, protein MLNQNQTPLLDALKACTTHAHAPFYTPGHKRGEGIAQPLADLFGTKVFRADLTELADLDNLFAPQGVIQAAQKLAAEAFGAAQTWFLVNGSTCGIEAAILATCGTGDKIILPRNVHSSVISGLILSGAIPIFLNPEYDSVLDIAHSITPEAVQVALQKHPDAKAVLVVYPTYYGVCGNLQAIAHITHQYHIPLLVDEAHGAHFAFHPDLPPSALATGADLTVQSTHKVLGAMTQASMLHVQGHRIDIDRVSKALQLVQSTSPSYILLASLDAARQQMALHGKALMSRTLSLADIARRRISEIPGLSVLQMPNLDPTRLTVTVFGLGFTGFAAEEILDEKLGVTAELASLQHLTFIISLGNTASDIEQLVQGLMRLGSGEWGVGSGESMRKGFFVWDDNLGCVSPREAFFAVSEILPLSQTSDRICTEIVCPYPPGIPILMPGELITPGALEYLQQVLSMGGLISGCADTSLQTLKVVRNS, encoded by the coding sequence ATGCTGAATCAAAACCAAACACCTTTATTAGATGCTTTAAAAGCTTGTACAACCCATGCTCACGCTCCTTTTTACACGCCAGGACATAAGCGAGGAGAGGGCATTGCTCAACCTTTGGCTGATTTATTTGGTACAAAAGTCTTTCGGGCTGATTTAACGGAATTAGCAGATTTAGATAATTTGTTTGCACCCCAAGGCGTGATTCAAGCAGCGCAAAAACTAGCCGCAGAGGCTTTTGGGGCTGCACAAACGTGGTTTCTGGTGAATGGTTCTACCTGTGGAATTGAGGCGGCTATTCTGGCTACCTGTGGCACAGGGGATAAAATTATTCTGCCGCGTAATGTGCATTCATCTGTAATTTCTGGCTTAATTCTCTCTGGTGCTATCCCAATTTTCCTGAATCCTGAATATGACTCAGTTTTAGATATTGCTCACAGTATCACACCTGAAGCTGTGCAAGTTGCACTCCAAAAGCATCCTGATGCTAAAGCAGTGCTGGTAGTTTACCCCACATATTACGGTGTTTGTGGAAATTTACAAGCGATCGCTCACATTACTCATCAATATCATATCCCGTTACTGGTAGATGAGGCACATGGCGCTCACTTTGCTTTTCATCCTGATTTACCCCCCTCAGCTTTAGCTACAGGTGCAGATTTAACTGTCCAGTCTACTCATAAGGTACTGGGTGCGATGACTCAGGCATCAATGTTACACGTCCAAGGTCATAGGATAGATATTGACCGCGTAAGTAAAGCTTTGCAACTTGTTCAGTCTACTAGTCCGAGTTATATACTTTTAGCTTCTTTAGATGCAGCACGTCAACAAATGGCATTACATGGCAAAGCGCTGATGTCTCGCACTTTGTCACTTGCAGATATAGCGAGAAGGAGAATTAGCGAAATTCCAGGATTATCGGTTTTGCAAATGCCGAATTTAGATCCAACACGGTTAACTGTCACCGTTTTTGGCTTAGGTTTCACCGGATTTGCAGCCGAAGAAATTCTCGATGAAAAGCTGGGTGTGACAGCTGAGTTGGCATCATTGCAACATCTGACTTTTATTATTAGTTTGGGTAACACTGCATCTGATATTGAGCAATTGGTACAAGGTTTGATGAGACTGGGGAGTGGGGAGTGGGGAGTGGGGAGTGGGGAGAGTATGAGGAAGGGGTTCTTTGTATGGGATGATAATTTAGGGTGTGTTTCTCCCCGTGAAGCTTTTTTTGCTGTTAGTGAAATTTTACCTTTGTCTCAAACAAGCGATCGCATCTGTACTGAAATTGTCTGTCCTTATCCTCCGGGAATCCCCATTTTAATGCCTGGAGAATTGATTACTCCAGGGGCTTTAGAATATTTACAACAGGTTCTATCCATGGGTGGTTTGATCTCTGGTTGTGCAGATACTAGTCTTCAAACTTTAAAAGTCGTTCGTAATTCGTAA
- a CDS encoding HepT-like ribonuclease domain-containing protein — MGRSIKKLPEDWKASEPQAAWVKVGDFRNVLAHDYLGINFDLVWNII; from the coding sequence ATGGGGAGGTCAATAAAAAAGTTACCGGAGGATTGGAAAGCCTCAGAGCCTCAAGCAGCGTGGGTTAAGGTTGGAGATTTTAGAAATGTGTTAGCTCACGACTATCTGGGGATTAATTTTGATCTTGTTTGGAATATTATTTAG
- a CDS encoding sodium:calcium antiporter: MLLFIQVFVCFLAVIVVGMRLSQSADVVAEKTGLGRTWVGGLLLSGVTSLPELATGVSAVTVLNAPDLAAGAILGSCLFNLMILGLLDIFSGREPLLKRAPVGLGLAASLGCAMLGVTAAGMLLTQQGIYLTLGWVGVPSLLLILLYIVSAKMMTQFEMRRRAAAILKAEPEALQYQHIKRGQAYLNFALLSIATVVLGVWLAFLGDQVSAVTGLGQSFVGALLLAGATSLPEVVVSVEAIRMNAVEMAVSNLFGSNLWNLAILGVYDVVYLKGNLWLQISQVHLLTAIIAMIMTSVATAGLIYHAVSRTQIYVTWDGLTLIALYIGGMYIIYRS; the protein is encoded by the coding sequence ATGTTGCTTTTTATTCAAGTTTTTGTTTGTTTTTTAGCCGTGATTGTTGTTGGAATGCGGCTTTCCCAAAGTGCTGATGTTGTAGCGGAGAAAACTGGGCTGGGGCGTACCTGGGTTGGTGGGCTACTCTTGTCTGGTGTCACGTCTTTACCGGAGTTGGCTACAGGTGTCAGTGCAGTTACTGTATTAAACGCCCCAGATTTAGCCGCAGGGGCAATTTTGGGGAGTTGTCTGTTCAATTTGATGATTCTGGGACTGCTGGATATTTTCAGTGGTCGTGAACCATTACTCAAACGCGCACCTGTGGGTCTGGGACTCGCCGCTAGTCTCGGTTGTGCGATGTTGGGCGTAACTGCGGCGGGAATGCTATTGACTCAGCAAGGCATTTATCTAACTCTGGGATGGGTTGGTGTTCCTAGTTTGTTATTAATCTTGCTTTATATCGTCAGCGCCAAAATGATGACGCAGTTTGAAATGCGACGGCGCGCTGCTGCTATTTTAAAAGCAGAACCGGAAGCTTTGCAATACCAACACATTAAGCGCGGACAAGCTTATCTGAATTTCGCTTTACTTTCTATCGCTACTGTAGTCCTGGGTGTGTGGCTGGCGTTTTTGGGCGACCAGGTTTCCGCAGTCACGGGACTGGGACAAAGTTTTGTGGGGGCGCTGTTGCTAGCTGGGGCGACATCATTACCGGAAGTGGTGGTATCTGTGGAAGCAATTCGCATGAATGCAGTGGAAATGGCTGTGTCGAATCTTTTTGGCTCAAATCTCTGGAATTTAGCAATTCTGGGCGTTTATGATGTGGTTTACCTGAAAGGGAATTTGTGGTTGCAAATTAGTCAGGTGCATCTGTTGACTGCGATTATTGCGATGATTATGACTTCAGTCGCAACTGCTGGATTAATATATCATGCTGTCAGTCGCACCCAAATTTATGTCACTTGGGATGGACTGACTCTGATTGCTCTCTACATTGGGGGAATGTATATCATATACCGCAGTTGA
- a CDS encoding cation:proton antiporter: protein MQEDFRLIVDLVTVLAVAACGGLLASLLRQPVLLGYLIGGMIVGPAGLGVIKEVIQVETLAQFGVAFLLFALGVEFSFSELKKVKAIALGGGGLQIVLTIVFTVVVCGVSGAWDDLPAKGVFLGSILSLSSTAVVLKCLMERNETETPHGQVMLGILVVQDLALGLMIAVLPALNQPAETIGIAVLTALLRLALFAGGAVVAGIWLIPPLLRILARTESRELFLLGVVTLCLGIALLTEHLGLSIEMGAFVAGLMISEVEYADQTLTYVEPLRDIFASLFFAAIGMLIDPVFLWNNLELILVLVALVFVGKFLIITPLVKLFRYPLKTALIAGLGLAQIGEFSFVLASEGQALGLVSRRVYLLILGTTAVTLMLTPFVLRLVPFLFNIAESMPWLQPYLEENYPRDVSDNLPSTSHVVVCGYGRVGKNLVKLLQKHNLPVVVIDQSERRIQQLREAGVPYVYGNCVSFHVLETAGVDNAKGMAIALPDPMSTRLSLKRALELRPELDLVVRATQDKDIEVLYQLGAKEVVQPEFEASLEMASHLLTGLGFSSFVIQQEMKQIRNDHYLTLRPERSPDQVSRDLQQATRDLNRRWYTLPSASPLIDMSLGEADIRYLTGASLMAIRRANEAEIDYPNAQTKLEAGDHLLLVGASEELAALEEFAQGKVAIPGENKACQWITVNADSPVLGMTLADLDLHQESGVQVQAMRRDGKFIRSPDDNIDFRVGDQVLLCGKLPSLNQLQALLANSNTPLTQSYS, encoded by the coding sequence GTGCAAGAAGATTTTAGACTAATTGTTGATTTAGTTACAGTTCTCGCCGTCGCCGCCTGTGGTGGACTTTTGGCTTCACTTTTACGCCAACCTGTGCTGCTGGGCTATCTGATCGGCGGGATGATTGTGGGGCCAGCCGGACTGGGAGTAATTAAGGAAGTTATTCAAGTAGAAACTCTGGCTCAGTTTGGTGTGGCGTTTTTATTATTTGCTTTGGGGGTGGAATTTTCCTTTTCCGAACTCAAAAAAGTGAAAGCGATCGCTTTGGGAGGTGGTGGACTACAAATTGTCTTAACGATTGTATTCACGGTTGTAGTCTGCGGAGTCTCAGGTGCTTGGGACGATTTACCTGCTAAAGGTGTATTTTTAGGATCAATTTTATCTTTATCTTCTACCGCAGTTGTTCTCAAGTGCTTAATGGAGCGCAACGAAACAGAAACGCCCCACGGACAAGTGATGCTGGGGATTTTGGTAGTGCAGGATTTAGCCCTGGGATTAATGATCGCCGTCTTACCAGCCCTGAATCAACCAGCAGAAACTATTGGTATAGCAGTGCTAACAGCATTACTGCGGCTGGCTTTATTTGCTGGGGGTGCAGTAGTGGCTGGGATTTGGCTGATCCCGCCTTTGTTGCGAATCCTCGCCCGCACTGAAAGCCGAGAATTATTTTTATTAGGGGTGGTAACACTGTGTTTAGGTATTGCCTTGCTGACAGAACATTTAGGACTCTCCATTGAAATGGGGGCGTTTGTCGCTGGTTTAATGATTTCTGAGGTGGAATACGCCGACCAAACTTTAACTTATGTCGAACCACTGCGAGATATTTTTGCTAGTTTATTTTTTGCCGCCATTGGGATGTTAATTGACCCGGTGTTTTTGTGGAATAATCTAGAATTGATTTTGGTATTGGTAGCACTGGTATTTGTCGGTAAGTTTTTAATTATCACGCCTCTGGTGAAACTGTTTCGCTATCCGTTGAAAACAGCGTTAATTGCTGGGTTAGGACTGGCGCAAATTGGGGAATTTTCCTTTGTGCTAGCCAGTGAAGGTCAGGCTTTGGGGTTAGTTTCTCGCCGAGTATATTTGCTGATTTTAGGTACTACAGCAGTTACCCTGATGCTGACTCCCTTTGTGTTGCGATTAGTCCCATTTTTATTTAACATTGCTGAATCAATGCCTTGGTTGCAACCATATTTAGAAGAAAATTATCCGCGTGATGTTTCAGACAATTTACCCTCAACAAGTCATGTTGTTGTCTGCGGTTATGGGCGAGTGGGTAAGAATTTGGTGAAGTTGTTACAAAAACATAATTTACCTGTGGTGGTCATAGACCAATCAGAAAGAAGAATACAGCAATTAAGGGAGGCGGGAGTGCCTTATGTCTATGGTAATTGTGTAAGTTTTCACGTTTTGGAAACTGCGGGGGTAGATAATGCTAAGGGAATGGCGATCGCACTTCCTGACCCTATGAGTACCCGTCTTTCCCTGAAACGGGCTTTAGAATTGCGTCCGGAGTTAGATTTGGTTGTCCGCGCTACCCAAGATAAAGATATTGAAGTGCTTTATCAACTGGGGGCGAAGGAAGTAGTCCAACCAGAATTTGAAGCTAGCTTAGAAATGGCCAGCCATTTGTTAACTGGCTTAGGGTTTTCATCCTTTGTCATCCAACAGGAAATGAAGCAAATTCGCAATGATCATTATTTAACATTACGACCAGAGCGATCGCCTGACCAAGTTTCCCGTGATTTGCAGCAAGCTACCCGTGATTTAAATCGTCGTTGGTATACCCTACCATCGGCTTCACCCCTGATTGATATGAGTTTAGGCGAGGCAGATATCCGCTACTTAACAGGAGCCAGTTTGATGGCTATTCGCCGCGCTAACGAAGCCGAAATAGATTATCCCAATGCTCAAACTAAATTAGAAGCAGGCGATCACTTGTTGCTAGTAGGCGCATCTGAGGAATTAGCAGCTTTAGAAGAATTCGCTCAGGGAAAAGTGGCTATTCCTGGGGAAAATAAAGCTTGTCAGTGGATTACAGTTAATGCTGATTCTCCCGTTTTAGGTATGACCCTTGCAGATTTGGATCTTCACCAAGAATCAGGAGTCCAAGTCCAAGCGATGCGGCGCGATGGTAAATTTATCCGTAGTCCTGATGACAACATAGATTTTAGAGTTGGTGATCAAGTGCTGTTATGCGGTAAATTGCCCAGTTTAAATCAACTACAAGCATTGTTGGCTAACAGCAACACACCTTTAACTCAATCTTACTCTTGA
- a CDS encoding RNA chaperone Hfq, giving the protein MPTTEFDTSLPSIRQLQELIKQKTVVELKLVTGDLLQGKVCWQDHNCVCIVDDYNRQTTIWKQAIAYYQPK; this is encoded by the coding sequence ATGCCCACAACTGAATTTGATACTTCACTACCTAGCATTCGGCAATTACAAGAACTAATTAAACAAAAAACAGTGGTAGAGTTAAAACTGGTAACGGGTGATCTGCTACAAGGAAAGGTTTGTTGGCAAGATCACAACTGTGTTTGTATTGTGGATGATTATAATCGGCAAACAACTATTTGGAAACAAGCGATCGCTTACTACCAGCCGAAGTAG
- a CDS encoding DUF4926 domain-containing protein — MDTIATLKPIPIERLQLVEEDYTSIESLPSGQVGTIVEVYQQEEEYHYLVEFADTQGCEYAMATLRADEILVLHYDLAIA; from the coding sequence TTGGATACTATTGCGACACTCAAGCCTATTCCAATTGAGAGATTACAACTAGTAGAAGAAGATTATACTTCTATCGAAAGCTTACCCAGTGGGCAAGTTGGAACAATTGTAGAAGTGTATCAGCAAGAAGAAGAATATCACTATTTAGTCGAGTTTGCTGATACCCAAGGCTGTGAATATGCAATGGCTACTTTGAGAGCAGATGAAATTTTAGTTTTACATTATGATTTGGCAATTGCTTAA
- a CDS encoding apolipoprotein A1/A4/E domain-containing protein, with the protein MFQSVETILKGVWLSMEIAPGNGTSEILTPEQVSLVFSGPKLIVALLAGTLMALAFQFLLTNFSLAVGILSLGTDSFTQSESSTWGGTIRKVETKVGFWALITASTALFIACFLAVKLSLIESMLLGAIMGVVIWSTYFTLVVWLGSSTLGSLVGSFINTTNAGLQAILGTASATMGANAAKKQAVSTAEEITDAVRRELTSGLDSEGIKNTLQNSLKSLQIPQLNLEDIRQKFDEILSDLDLKSLGDGDLLENINRQNFIDLISSQVNLPKQQINQIADQLEEAWKQVVARKNPTEQVINLLKSATPEELKSEKLGERLQELVRVRENGNGRNSLIKQGMQYGLGAAGTAVLNRVDFSDIDIEKITTQVQKLRDQVQDIDIEKITHQLENIRDKTTGKIAARLPQSPENTIKADVEDYILNSLPWHFNRTTIKDEFQEVIYDPQADPTTARRELSEIDQDNFRNWLKQRGDVSEARITEITQQMESIREEVLEIVQQAEVREKGEELRLGIENYLHSTSKAELNADAIERDFSSLLADFTDLEIGLQAFDRDACLQLLSHRQDLSETEADQIVSQLESICERVLNQEQERQAQATETANQLWQKIEEYLRNTNKDELNPEGIKREFGSLLEQPEVGINLIRDRLSHFNRDTVVKLLSQRQDLSESEVNRIFDQIQSVRDRILQAPQAAAHQYEQTTTALAEYLRNTNLEELNPEGIRGDLETLLADPREGALAFRDRLSQIDRDTLVKLISQGQDLSEEQVNQRIDQVQAAINTIIRAPRRYASRAAQKVTDFETHLENYLRHTDKEELNPESIKRDLQLLLRDPQVGVGNLGERLAKFDRSTIVALLSERQDISEEEANRIVDQIESVRDSIVHQWQQVQERVQSVIDGVFGKIRDYLNSLERPELNYESIQQDFAKLFDDPQAGFEALRDRLSQFDRDTLVAILSSREDMTPEDANRIISRIEAARDSVLQRGERIQQEVQKRLEAIKEQGKKQAEETKRIVANAAWWLFGTAVTSLCASAIAGALATQLRYMIYIPPM; encoded by the coding sequence ATGTTTCAAAGTGTAGAAACCATTTTGAAGGGTGTTTGGCTATCTATGGAAATAGCACCTGGAAATGGAACTTCAGAAATTTTAACTCCAGAACAAGTGTCATTAGTCTTTTCCGGGCCTAAGTTGATAGTCGCACTATTAGCCGGTACTTTAATGGCTTTGGCTTTCCAATTTTTATTGACAAACTTTTCCCTGGCTGTAGGAATTTTATCTTTAGGAACTGATTCCTTTACTCAGTCTGAGTCCAGCACCTGGGGCGGTACGATTCGTAAAGTTGAAACTAAAGTAGGATTTTGGGCATTAATAACCGCCAGTACTGCATTATTTATTGCTTGTTTTCTCGCTGTGAAATTGAGCTTAATTGAAAGTATGCTGTTAGGCGCAATTATGGGTGTAGTTATCTGGTCTACCTATTTTACATTAGTAGTTTGGCTAGGTTCATCAACTCTGGGTTCCTTGGTTGGCTCTTTTATCAATACGACAAATGCCGGATTACAGGCTATACTTGGGACTGCATCTGCTACGATGGGCGCGAATGCGGCGAAAAAACAAGCGGTTTCTACTGCGGAAGAAATTACAGATGCAGTCCGGCGGGAATTAACTTCTGGTTTAGATTCTGAAGGTATCAAGAATACATTACAAAATTCTTTAAAATCTCTGCAAATACCGCAACTGAATTTAGAAGATATTCGCCAAAAGTTTGATGAAATTCTTAGTGATCTAGATTTAAAATCTCTTGGTGATGGTGATTTATTAGAAAATATAAACCGCCAAAACTTTATAGATTTAATTAGCAGTCAGGTAAATTTACCAAAACAACAAATTAATCAAATTGCTGACCAACTAGAAGAGGCTTGGAAACAAGTTGTGGCTCGTAAAAATCCCACTGAGCAAGTGATTAATTTACTTAAATCTGCTACACCTGAAGAGTTGAAATCTGAAAAATTAGGTGAACGGCTTCAGGAATTGGTGAGAGTGAGAGAAAATGGCAATGGTCGAAATAGTTTGATTAAACAAGGGATGCAATATGGCTTGGGTGCTGCTGGTACAGCAGTTTTAAATCGGGTAGATTTTTCGGATATCGATATAGAAAAAATTACTACTCAAGTCCAAAAACTCAGAGATCAGGTTCAAGATATAGATATTGAGAAAATTACACATCAGTTAGAAAATATTAGAGATAAAACTACTGGAAAAATAGCAGCAAGATTACCACAGTCACCTGAGAATACTATTAAAGCTGATGTAGAAGATTACATTCTCAATTCTTTACCTTGGCATTTTAACCGCACCACTATTAAAGATGAATTTCAAGAAGTTATCTATGACCCACAGGCAGATCCGACAACGGCGCGCCGGGAATTGTCGGAAATTGATCAAGATAATTTTAGAAACTGGCTCAAACAGCGAGGCGATGTCAGCGAGGCGAGAATAACGGAAATTACTCAGCAGATGGAAAGTATTCGGGAGGAAGTTTTAGAAATTGTGCAACAGGCGGAAGTCCGCGAAAAAGGTGAAGAACTGCGCTTGGGTATAGAAAATTATTTGCATTCTACAAGTAAAGCGGAACTGAATGCAGATGCGATTGAACGAGATTTCAGCAGTTTATTAGCAGACTTTACAGATTTAGAGATTGGTTTACAAGCCTTTGACCGTGATGCTTGTCTGCAATTACTTTCCCATCGTCAAGATTTGAGTGAAACAGAAGCTGATCAGATTGTGAGTCAATTGGAAAGTATCTGCGAACGCGTTTTGAATCAAGAACAAGAACGCCAAGCACAAGCAACAGAAACAGCCAATCAATTATGGCAAAAAATTGAAGAATATTTGCGGAATACTAATAAAGATGAATTGAATCCTGAAGGTATTAAACGTGAATTTGGCTCTCTACTAGAACAGCCAGAAGTCGGGATTAATTTAATTCGCGATCGCCTATCTCATTTTAACCGTGATACAGTCGTGAAATTGCTCAGTCAACGGCAAGATTTGAGCGAGTCAGAGGTAAACCGCATCTTTGACCAAATCCAATCAGTACGCGATCGCATCTTACAAGCACCGCAAGCAGCTGCACATCAGTATGAGCAAACTACCACAGCATTAGCCGAATATCTCCGCAATACGAACTTGGAAGAACTTAACCCAGAAGGTATTAGGGGAGATTTGGAAACATTACTCGCTGATCCGCGAGAGGGTGCTTTAGCATTCCGCGATCGCCTATCTCAAATTGACCGTGATACATTGGTAAAACTGATCAGCCAAGGCCAAGATTTGAGCGAAGAGCAAGTTAATCAGAGAATTGATCAGGTACAAGCAGCGATTAATACTATTATTAGAGCGCCAAGACGCTACGCTAGTCGTGCTGCTCAAAAAGTTACGGATTTTGAAACTCATCTGGAAAATTATCTGCGTCATACCGATAAAGAAGAACTTAACCCCGAAAGCATCAAACGTGATTTGCAATTGTTGCTGCGAGATCCACAAGTGGGAGTGGGGAATTTAGGCGAACGCCTCGCTAAATTTGACCGTTCCACAATTGTGGCTTTATTATCTGAACGGCAAGATATTTCCGAAGAGGAAGCTAACCGGATTGTGGATCAAATTGAGTCCGTGCGGGATTCAATTGTCCACCAATGGCAGCAGGTTCAGGAAAGGGTGCAATCGGTGATTGATGGAGTTTTTGGTAAAATTCGCGATTACCTCAACTCCTTGGAGCGTCCAGAGCTTAATTATGAAAGCATTCAGCAAGACTTTGCGAAATTATTTGATGATCCTCAAGCTGGATTTGAAGCTTTGCGCGATCGCCTGAGTCAATTTGATCGTGATACCTTGGTAGCTATCCTCAGTTCTCGTGAAGATATGACTCCAGAGGATGCTAACAGAATTATTAGCCGAATCGAAGCGGCGCGGGATAGTGTATTGCAAAGAGGTGAACGCATTCAGCAAGAAGTGCAAAAACGCCTCGAAGCAATTAAAGAACAAGGGAAAAAACAAGCTGAGGAAACTAAAAGAATTGTGGCGAATGCGGCTTGGTGGCTATTTGGTACGGCTGTGACTTCTCTTTGTGCGAGTGCGATCGCCGGAGCTTTAGCGACTCAACTGCGGTATATGATATACATTCCCCCAATGTAG